A genomic stretch from Antarcticibacterium flavum includes:
- a CDS encoding SAM-dependent methyltransferase — MNSLKTFAAIMFIVFWAIEPAIAQKKPDVVYVPTREPVVDAMLRMADVKSSDVVYDLGCGDGRIVIHAAKNYGAKGVGIDIDPERIEEANENARNAGVTDDVEFIEADLFESDFSEATVVTLYLLSSLNEKLRPTLLQQLKPGTRIVSHAFSMGDWEPEKTAVVDGATIYMWTVPKRGASGAGN; from the coding sequence ATGAACAGTTTAAAAACCTTTGCCGCTATAATGTTTATAGTCTTTTGGGCAATTGAGCCTGCCATTGCTCAAAAGAAACCAGATGTGGTGTATGTTCCAACCAGGGAGCCCGTTGTAGATGCAATGCTTAGAATGGCCGATGTAAAATCAAGTGATGTGGTTTATGACCTTGGATGCGGCGATGGCCGTATCGTAATTCATGCCGCTAAAAATTACGGTGCAAAGGGAGTTGGAATAGATATAGACCCTGAAAGAATTGAGGAAGCCAATGAAAATGCAAGAAATGCCGGAGTAACAGATGATGTGGAATTCATCGAGGCCGATCTTTTTGAAAGCGATTTCAGCGAAGCAACGGTGGTAACATTATATCTTTTAAGCAGCCTGAATGAAAAACTCAGACCCACCCTGCTCCAACAATTAAAACCCGGAACGAGAATAGTTTCACATGCTTTTAGCATGGGTGACTGGGAACCGGAAAAAACTGCAGTGGTAGATGGAGCCACCATTTACATGTGGACGGTACCAAAAAGGGGAGCCAGTGGAGCCGGGAATTAG
- a CDS encoding YceI family protein: MANTKWTIDPTHSEVTFKVKHLMISTVTGNFKVFEGYAESESDEFKSISNIEFKADVKSINTNNEQRDEHLRSADFFAADENAEMIFRASKFDVETEKLEGELTIRNTTKPVTLDVDFGGVVVDPYGQTKAGLTVSGKISRKEFGLTWDAVTEAGSVVVSDQVRINTEVQFVKQA, translated from the coding sequence ATGGCAAATACAAAATGGACAATCGATCCAACCCACAGTGAAGTAACATTCAAAGTAAAACACTTAATGATTTCAACAGTAACCGGGAACTTCAAGGTTTTTGAGGGGTATGCTGAAAGTGAGAGCGATGAATTCAAATCTATAAGCAATATCGAGTTTAAAGCAGATGTTAAGTCTATAAATACAAATAACGAACAACGTGACGAGCACCTTAGGTCTGCCGATTTCTTTGCTGCCGATGAAAATGCTGAAATGATCTTTCGCGCCAGCAAGTTTGATGTGGAAACTGAAAAGCTGGAAGGAGAACTTACTATAAGGAATACTACGAAACCTGTAACCCTGGATGTTGATTTTGGAGGAGTGGTAGTAGACCCTTACGGGCAAACAAAAGCCGGATTGACAGTTTCAGGAAAAATAAGCCGTAAAGAATTTGGTTTGACCTGGGATGCAGTCACCGAGGCCGGAAGTGTAGTTGTAAGCGACCAGGTGAGAATAAATACCGAAGTACAGTTTGTAAAACAAGCTTAA
- a CDS encoding CHRD domain-containing protein codes for MRTKMIYYVAAVAMLLFSCEKEAMEAEIQEVPLHLEVDNVKAKQVLTFKAHLSGDQEVPPAETNATGQTNFKLSKDGMELEYKLIVANIENVRMAHIHVAPVGVNGGVVAWLYPDGPPPQTIPGRTDGILTQGTITAGDLVGDLEGGSLQDLVDLMTAGQTYVNVHTDQFPGGEIRGQISANNKK; via the coding sequence ATGAGAACAAAAATGATTTATTATGTAGCAGCTGTGGCAATGCTGTTGTTTTCCTGTGAAAAGGAAGCAATGGAAGCTGAAATTCAGGAGGTGCCACTCCACCTGGAAGTCGATAATGTAAAAGCGAAGCAAGTGCTAACTTTTAAAGCCCATCTTTCCGGGGACCAGGAAGTTCCTCCTGCAGAGACAAATGCTACCGGACAAACAAACTTTAAACTAAGTAAGGATGGGATGGAGCTGGAATATAAATTGATTGTAGCCAATATCGAGAATGTGAGAATGGCTCATATACATGTAGCTCCTGTAGGGGTTAATGGAGGGGTGGTTGCCTGGTTATATCCAGATGGTCCACCTCCACAAACTATCCCGGGTAGAACCGACGGTATCCTCACACAGGGGACTATTACAGCAGGTGACCTCGTGGGTGATCTTGAAGGTGGTAGTCTGCAGGATCTTGTTGACCTAATGACAGCAGGCCAAACCTATGTTAATGTGCATACTGATCAATTTCCCGGAGGAGAGATTCGCGGGCAAATATCTGCCAATAATAAAAAATAA
- a CDS encoding S41 family peptidase, translating to MKQFIHIISFLFATQVFAQMPADLTATDKVYGLSKFWQEVNYNFVYLNKIDREAWDEEYKKLIIQVQETTNDYEYFRLLEKFCAMLNDGHTNIYMPQNVRDQLNNQFEGYSLRLTGIEGQVIIAGINESKQEELPIGTRILEVNALPVQEYLDLQIKPFISSSTSYVLEEMAIHRMFQAPIGKTFQIKFHLPNGRREEMELRIAARNTEEPFFPPLNKKELLEFKWMAGNTAYLALNSFDDPAITKRFREILPELYKAKNLIIDLRDNGGGNTSIGREILQYLIEDEILYSSRSRSRMHIPTLKAWGRWTAEKDTIQNEGAKRTFLAFRDELYHSLPYKPDTLKIKEKRIIVPTALLISSKTASAAEDFLIYAHGKPHMIKIGEPTFGSTGQPLAFELPGNAFARICTKQDTYPDGREFVGVGILPDIEVKKTLAQYIENSDPVLEKAMEYLETKQF from the coding sequence ATGAAACAATTCATTCATATTATAAGTTTCCTTTTTGCAACCCAGGTTTTTGCACAAATGCCGGCAGATCTCACTGCTACAGATAAAGTATATGGACTCTCTAAATTTTGGCAGGAGGTAAATTACAATTTTGTGTATCTCAATAAAATAGATCGTGAGGCCTGGGACGAGGAGTATAAAAAGCTAATAATACAGGTGCAGGAAACCACTAATGATTATGAATATTTTCGATTGCTGGAAAAATTTTGCGCAATGCTCAACGACGGGCATACCAATATCTATATGCCACAAAATGTAAGGGACCAGCTTAACAATCAATTTGAGGGATATTCCCTCCGGCTTACCGGGATAGAAGGACAGGTAATTATAGCAGGTATAAATGAGAGCAAACAGGAAGAATTACCCATTGGCACTAGAATACTTGAGGTCAATGCACTTCCAGTGCAGGAATACCTGGATCTTCAAATAAAACCATTTATATCCTCCTCTACTTCCTACGTTTTAGAGGAGATGGCAATACATCGAATGTTCCAGGCTCCCATTGGCAAAACTTTTCAAATTAAATTCCATTTACCTAATGGAAGAAGGGAAGAAATGGAATTACGTATTGCTGCCCGCAATACTGAAGAGCCCTTCTTTCCCCCGCTCAACAAAAAAGAACTGTTGGAATTTAAATGGATGGCCGGGAATACTGCGTACCTGGCACTCAATTCATTTGATGATCCTGCCATAACCAAGAGGTTCAGGGAAATTCTTCCGGAATTATACAAGGCAAAAAATCTTATTATAGATCTACGAGATAATGGTGGCGGCAATACCAGTATTGGCCGGGAGATCCTTCAATATTTAATTGAGGATGAGATCTTGTATAGCTCAAGATCCCGAAGCAGGATGCATATTCCCACTCTTAAAGCCTGGGGTCGCTGGACTGCCGAGAAAGATACCATTCAAAATGAGGGGGCAAAAAGGACCTTTCTTGCTTTCCGGGACGAGCTTTATCATTCTCTCCCTTACAAGCCAGATACCCTAAAAATAAAGGAAAAAAGGATCATCGTGCCTACCGCCCTGCTCATTTCCAGCAAGACAGCATCTGCCGCAGAGGATTTTCTTATCTATGCCCACGGTAAGCCACATATGATCAAGATTGGAGAACCTACCTTTGGAAGCACGGGCCAGCCCCTGGCGTTTGAATTACCGGGCAATGCCTTTGCAAGGATATGCACCAAACAGGATACTTATCCAGATGGGCGGGAGTTTGTGGGTGTGGGAATACTACCGGACATTGAGGTAAAAAAAACCCTGGCACAGTATATCGAAAATAGCGATCCTGTGCTGGAGAAAGCGATGGAATATTTAGAAACAAAACAATTTTAA
- a CDS encoding pirin family protein, with translation MVKIVIDARQASLGEGMKVKRILPFRKQRMVGPFIFMDHGGPVDLRPDLKKSMDVLPHPHIGLSTVSYLFSGELVHRDSLGVQQVIRPGEVNWMTAGSGISHSERFEDPGILSENSLELIQTWVALPEKYEEAQPSFENYKPEELPVYTGKGVWMRLIAGDAYGLKNDVSTHSPLFYLHVKLDKEARFGLPEKHSERGIYIAKGKLKIGSTVYSAGQMLVFEPGVDPVIIATEPADLMVLGGEPLGERYIWWNFVSSRKERIEQAKEDWKQGRILLPPTDDEEFIPLPENPFKPRDNPSPEPLS, from the coding sequence GGTGGGGCCTTTTATATTTATGGACCATGGAGGGCCGGTAGACCTGCGCCCTGACCTTAAAAAATCCATGGACGTGCTGCCGCATCCTCATATTGGACTTTCAACGGTTAGCTACCTCTTCAGTGGGGAACTGGTCCACCGGGACAGCCTGGGGGTACAGCAGGTGATACGTCCAGGCGAGGTAAACTGGATGACTGCAGGAAGCGGGATCTCTCATTCTGAAAGATTTGAAGATCCGGGAATTCTTTCTGAAAATTCCCTGGAATTGATACAAACCTGGGTCGCGCTTCCCGAAAAATATGAGGAAGCACAACCATCTTTCGAAAATTATAAACCCGAAGAATTGCCGGTCTATACAGGCAAAGGTGTCTGGATGCGCCTTATTGCCGGGGACGCCTATGGTTTAAAGAATGATGTGAGTACCCACTCCCCTCTTTTTTATTTGCACGTGAAGCTGGATAAAGAGGCCCGATTTGGATTGCCTGAAAAACATAGCGAAAGAGGGATCTATATTGCAAAGGGAAAACTTAAAATAGGCAGCACTGTATATTCTGCAGGGCAAATGCTTGTTTTTGAACCGGGTGTAGATCCTGTGATCATAGCAACAGAACCTGCAGACCTTATGGTCCTGGGAGGGGAGCCCCTTGGAGAGCGTTATATTTGGTGGAATTTCGTTTCTTCCCGTAAGGAACGCATTGAACAGGCAAAAGAAGACTGGAAACAGGGCAGGATCCTGCTACCTCCTACAGATGATGAGGAGTTCATCCCGTTGCCAGAAAATCCTTTTAAACCCAGGGATAATCCTTCCCCGGAACCTTTATCCTGA
- a CDS encoding Crp/Fnr family transcriptional regulator, whose translation MFEFLYKKVNETITISEEDFEFAKTLFIPKKLRKKRFVLQDGDPCKYTIFVEKGLLRSYTIDEKGSDHILQFAMQGWWSADLYSFLTGEPSEYNIEALEDSELLLITKPSWDILLENVPAFERYFRILIQNNLIATQRRLMGTFSTTAEERYQKLLEDFPDISQRVPQHMIASYIGITRETLSRIRNQIATGS comes from the coding sequence ATGTTCGAGTTTTTATATAAGAAGGTCAATGAGACCATCACTATAAGTGAGGAGGACTTCGAATTTGCCAAAACCCTTTTTATTCCTAAAAAGCTTAGAAAGAAACGTTTTGTTTTGCAGGATGGGGATCCCTGTAAGTATACAATTTTCGTGGAAAAAGGCCTTCTGCGTAGTTACACCATTGACGAAAAGGGGAGTGACCATATTCTGCAGTTCGCAATGCAGGGATGGTGGAGTGCAGACCTTTACAGCTTTCTCACCGGGGAACCTTCAGAATATAACATAGAAGCCCTGGAGGACAGTGAGCTACTGCTTATTACAAAACCATCGTGGGATATTTTGCTGGAGAATGTGCCGGCTTTTGAACGCTACTTCCGCATTCTTATACAAAATAACCTCATTGCCACCCAAAGAAGGTTAATGGGTACCTTTAGCACTACAGCTGAAGAGCGGTACCAAAAACTTCTTGAAGATTTTCCCGATATCTCCCAACGGGTGCCACAGCATATGATAGCCTCCTATATAGGTATAACCAGGGAAACTCTTAGCCGAATAAGAAACCAGATCGCTACCGGCTCTTAA
- a CDS encoding mechanosensitive ion channel family protein: MESQDKTEAQEIEDILKDEKVQDAIKLSSEEKTEETKEEEKQGMSALAVTIIISAVCIFLYFLLEWKYFPIQASYIPALQKIVLGFMFASFVLVLNRLFKRIVSRRIADGSVAYNLRNIINLFSGILIFIITLSLFFTNWYATMVSFGVVSLIVGLALQNPLSSFFGWIYLLIRKPYEVGDRIRIGAVYGDVINVGYLDTTLWEFRGDYLTGDHPSGRIIKFSNSRIFNEYIYNYSWPLFPFIWKELSFFVSYDTDLQFAGDIIRRMAEDEIGEAMMRRVKRFKDILAGTLIDELEVKERPTIILKAHTNGWIEVTLRYLSRPKNSEFVKTKLFQKIIEELLKHPDKIGLPNIKLQPKA; this comes from the coding sequence ATGGAATCACAGGACAAAACTGAAGCACAGGAAATCGAGGATATCCTGAAAGATGAAAAGGTACAGGACGCCATAAAACTTTCATCTGAGGAGAAGACCGAGGAAACAAAAGAGGAGGAAAAACAGGGCATGTCTGCCCTTGCTGTTACTATAATAATTTCGGCTGTTTGTATTTTTCTTTATTTCCTGCTGGAGTGGAAATATTTCCCAATACAGGCCTCCTATATTCCTGCGCTGCAAAAAATAGTACTGGGTTTTATGTTTGCTTCATTTGTGCTGGTACTAAACAGACTTTTTAAAAGGATTGTAAGCCGAAGGATAGCCGATGGTTCTGTTGCTTACAACCTGCGCAATATCATCAACCTGTTCTCGGGTATTCTAATATTCATCATCACCCTATCCCTTTTCTTTACAAACTGGTATGCCACCATGGTCTCTTTTGGGGTGGTATCCCTTATAGTTGGTTTGGCATTACAAAATCCCTTAAGCAGTTTTTTTGGCTGGATCTATTTGTTGATAAGGAAACCCTATGAAGTAGGTGACCGCATTAGGATTGGGGCTGTTTACGGGGATGTCATAAATGTTGGCTATCTCGATACCACGCTTTGGGAATTTAGGGGAGATTATCTCACCGGCGACCATCCCAGCGGACGTATCATTAAATTTTCAAATTCAAGGATCTTTAACGAATATATCTATAACTATTCCTGGCCGCTGTTCCCATTTATCTGGAAGGAACTGTCTTTCTTTGTCTCCTATGATACCGATCTTCAGTTTGCGGGGGATATTATACGCAGGATGGCAGAGGATGAAATTGGGGAGGCGATGATGCGAAGGGTAAAACGCTTTAAGGATATACTGGCAGGCACCCTTATTGATGAACTGGAAGTAAAGGAAAGACCTACAATTATTCTGAAGGCGCATACCAACGGCTGGATAGAAGTGACCCTAAGATATCTTTCCCGACCCAAGAATTCTGAGTTCGTGAAAACAAAACTTTTTCAAAAGATTATAGAAGAGTTGCTGAAGCATCCTGATAAAATTGGACTGCCAAATATCAAATTACAACCTAAGGCCTGA
- a CDS encoding YceI family protein — translation MKKGILFAFVALLSTGLFAQTTWTVDKAHSQVSFGITHMGIAEVTGLFRSFDASINTTNGLDNATYNVTIDVNSVDTGVERRDNHLRSDDFFAVEKHPELTFKSKSVKKDGENRYKVTGDLSLHGITKPVTLDVWHRGTITKDDGTQVAGFQITGEVSRQEFNIGPDFPEAALSDDVRIKVDAEFKK, via the coding sequence ATGAAAAAAGGAATTTTATTTGCATTCGTTGCTTTATTAAGCACAGGGCTTTTCGCCCAAACTACCTGGACCGTAGACAAAGCCCATTCACAGGTATCTTTTGGGATCACCCATATGGGAATTGCGGAGGTTACAGGATTGTTTCGCAGCTTTGATGCGAGCATCAATACTACCAATGGCCTGGATAACGCCACTTACAATGTTACTATAGATGTAAATTCTGTAGACACAGGGGTAGAGAGAAGGGATAATCACCTTAGAAGTGATGATTTTTTCGCAGTTGAAAAACATCCTGAGTTGACCTTTAAAAGTAAGTCAGTTAAAAAAGATGGAGAGAACAGGTATAAAGTAACAGGGGATCTAAGCCTTCACGGAATCACTAAGCCCGTTACGCTGGATGTATGGCATAGAGGAACTATCACAAAAGATGATGGCACCCAGGTAGCCGGTTTCCAGATCACAGGAGAGGTGAGCAGGCAAGAATTCAATATTGGTCCAGATTTTCCTGAAGCAGCTTTAAGTGATGATGTAAGGATTAAAGTAGATGCAGAGTTCAAAAAATAA
- a CDS encoding DoxX family protein has translation MKKLLGINIGNEQVSIALLIVRIGVASMMLVHGFPKMQMLFSGDASQFPGVMGLSPMISLALAVFAEVVCSVLILIGLATRFAAIPLIITMMVAVFYIHATDPFSSQELGLHYLMSYIVLLILGSGKYSLDAVLVQQNKMSLQNA, from the coding sequence ATGAAAAAATTGCTTGGAATAAACATAGGAAATGAGCAGGTAAGTATAGCCTTGCTGATTGTAAGAATAGGTGTTGCCTCGATGATGCTGGTGCATGGTTTTCCCAAAATGCAAATGTTGTTTAGCGGGGATGCCTCACAATTTCCCGGAGTGATGGGATTAAGCCCAATGATCTCCCTGGCACTTGCAGTCTTTGCTGAGGTTGTATGTTCTGTTTTGATCCTTATAGGACTGGCTACGAGATTCGCAGCTATACCTTTGATAATTACTATGATGGTGGCAGTATTCTATATTCATGCAACAGATCCTTTCTCGAGCCAGGAACTGGGATTACACTACTTGATGTCATATATAGTGCTATTAATTCTTGGAAGCGGTAAATATTCTCTGGATGCAGTCCTGGTACAGCAAAATAAAATGAGCTTGCAAAACGCATAA
- a CDS encoding CDGSH iron-sulfur domain-containing protein, whose protein sequence is MATTKITVNNNGSLIIDGDFEIVDKSGNSYDLGGRDKVTLCRCGLSNNKPFCDGSHRNHFEHDAVAFALPPKKV, encoded by the coding sequence ATGGCAACGACAAAGATCACAGTTAACAATAATGGATCCCTTATAATTGACGGGGATTTCGAGATAGTAGATAAAAGCGGAAATTCCTATGACTTGGGAGGAAGGGATAAGGTAACTCTTTGCCGCTGCGGACTCTCTAACAACAAACCTTTTTGTGACGGCTCTCACAGGAATCACTTTGAGCATGATGCCGTGGCATTTGCACTTCCTCCAAAAAAGGTGTAG
- a CDS encoding APC family permease: protein MPTAQEEVLAPAQEKKSVQPETPKRVLGAVDAIALIVGIVIGAGIFRTPSLVAGNVESGGLMLGVWLIGGAVSLIGALCYAELTTTFPNTGGDYHFLMRAFGKRTAFLFAWARMSVIQTGSIALLAFIFGDYATQIYSLGEYSSVLYAGLIVLLLTTINIIGVKMGAGTQKLLTSLEVLGILAVIIAGLFFVPAATDVSFSFVPATEAGNSLGLAMVFVLLTFGGWNEAAYISAEIRSGKKKMAMALVLSIIIITLVYFLVNIAFLKGLGLDGMAGSSAVAGDLMGAAFGQTGLILISLVVAIAAMTSANATIFTGARSNYALGRDFKAFSFMGKWKTRKAGPVNAFLIQGAIALVLVSFGFFSRSGFETMIDYTAPVFWFFLLLVGIALFVLRKKEPDTERPFRVPLYPILPLVFCLTSAYLLYSSIAYTGWGHWWE, encoded by the coding sequence ATGCCAACAGCCCAGGAAGAAGTTTTAGCACCAGCACAGGAAAAAAAGTCTGTACAACCTGAAACCCCTAAAAGGGTTTTGGGAGCCGTTGATGCTATAGCTCTTATTGTGGGAATTGTTATAGGTGCGGGTATTTTTCGAACACCCTCCCTGGTGGCGGGCAATGTAGAATCTGGCGGACTAATGCTTGGGGTGTGGCTTATTGGAGGAGCAGTTTCTTTAATTGGTGCCCTTTGTTATGCCGAGCTTACCACCACCTTCCCCAATACCGGAGGTGATTATCACTTTTTAATGAGAGCTTTTGGAAAAAGAACAGCATTCCTTTTTGCCTGGGCTAGAATGAGCGTCATCCAAACCGGCTCTATAGCTTTATTAGCTTTCATCTTTGGAGATTATGCCACTCAAATTTACAGTTTGGGAGAATATTCCTCTGTTCTTTATGCCGGGCTTATCGTCCTGCTCCTCACTACAATAAATATAATTGGAGTTAAAATGGGCGCCGGGACGCAAAAATTACTCACCAGCCTTGAAGTACTGGGGATCCTTGCTGTCATTATTGCAGGGCTTTTCTTTGTACCTGCTGCTACAGATGTTTCCTTTTCGTTTGTTCCGGCAACAGAAGCGGGTAATTCCCTTGGCCTGGCAATGGTATTTGTACTACTTACTTTTGGTGGCTGGAATGAAGCTGCATATATTTCTGCTGAAATACGCTCAGGAAAGAAAAAGATGGCTATGGCACTGGTGCTTAGCATTATAATAATTACCCTCGTGTATTTTCTTGTAAACATTGCCTTTCTAAAAGGCCTGGGACTTGATGGGATGGCAGGTTCCAGTGCTGTGGCAGGTGACCTCATGGGAGCCGCCTTTGGCCAAACCGGCCTCATTCTTATATCCCTGGTAGTTGCAATTGCCGCAATGACTTCGGCTAATGCAACTATTTTTACAGGGGCCCGTTCCAACTATGCCCTTGGCAGGGACTTCAAAGCATTTTCCTTTATGGGCAAATGGAAGACCCGAAAAGCAGGGCCCGTAAACGCTTTCCTGATACAGGGTGCCATCGCACTGGTACTGGTTAGCTTTGGCTTTTTTTCTCGAAGCGGCTTTGAGACAATGATCGATTACACTGCACCGGTTTTTTGGTTTTTCCTGCTACTTGTGGGAATTGCCTTATTTGTTTTAAGAAAAAAAGAACCAGATACTGAAAGGCCTTTCCGTGTACCACTGTACCCCATACTACCCCTGGTATTTTGTCTTACCAGCGCCTATTTACTGTATTCCAGTATAGCCTATACCGGCTGGGGGCATTGGTGGGAATAG
- a CDS encoding VIT1/CCC1 transporter family protein has product MSISRNIPGGKRPKESDLHSRNKGVINKEYIGEFVYGGIDGAITTFAVVAGAEGASLGVTVVVILGIANLIADGFSMSVGNFFSTKAERDNFEKHRQIEYWEVENLREKEVQEIREIYAAKGFKGSLLEQVVEVITSNKDVWVDTMMKEELEMVVGDKTPFKTAGVTFFSFILVGAVPLLSYVFIGNDLISGPDLFLYSCLLTAVALSIVGALKSLVTEKNVIIGILETLLLGGIAALLAYYVGDVLEKMFM; this is encoded by the coding sequence ATGAGTATTTCCAGAAATATCCCGGGAGGAAAACGCCCAAAGGAAAGTGATCTCCATTCACGAAACAAGGGGGTAATCAATAAAGAATATATTGGGGAGTTTGTCTACGGGGGAATTGACGGGGCTATCACTACATTTGCCGTGGTGGCGGGGGCAGAGGGGGCGAGCCTGGGAGTGACTGTTGTTGTGATTTTGGGAATAGCCAATTTAATTGCAGATGGTTTCTCCATGTCTGTAGGTAATTTCTTTTCAACCAAAGCTGAAAGGGATAATTTTGAAAAACACCGTCAAATTGAATATTGGGAAGTAGAGAATCTCAGGGAAAAGGAAGTGCAGGAAATACGCGAGATCTATGCCGCAAAAGGTTTTAAAGGCAGCCTACTGGAACAGGTTGTGGAAGTGATCACCTCCAATAAAGATGTTTGGGTAGACACTATGATGAAAGAGGAGCTGGAGATGGTAGTAGGGGATAAGACTCCTTTTAAAACTGCAGGGGTTACCTTCTTTAGCTTTATACTTGTGGGTGCTGTACCTCTGCTGTCCTATGTATTTATTGGAAATGACCTTATATCTGGCCCAGATCTTTTCCTTTATTCCTGCCTGCTCACCGCTGTAGCCCTTTCGATCGTGGGAGCCCTCAAAAGTCTTGTCACAGAAAAAAATGTTATTATTGGGATCCTCGAAACCCTTCTCTTAGGTGGGATAGCAGCACTACTTGCTTATTATGTGGGAGATGTGCTGGAGAAGATGTTTATGTGA
- a CDS encoding DsbA family oxidoreductase, whose product MVIDIFSDVRCPFCYIGKRKFEAALEKFPQRDKIKVNWKSFQLDPTLETRTDISTVDYFVKAKGVSREQAKQMLGGATQMAKEVGLNFNLEDSVLANSFNAHRLIQMAKTKSLGNEIEEALFKVHFEEARNIDDFDVLIETGESIGLNAEEVKEVLASNSFEYEVKQDEMDARNIGVRGVPFFVFDNRYGVSGAQSTEAFLQTLEKSWEEYTQKNNDIEIIEGDSCKPDGNCD is encoded by the coding sequence ATGGTTATAGATATATTTTCAGATGTTAGATGTCCTTTCTGCTATATAGGAAAGAGAAAATTTGAAGCAGCACTGGAAAAGTTTCCGCAGCGGGATAAGATAAAGGTAAACTGGAAAAGCTTTCAGCTTGATCCCACCCTGGAAACAAGAACAGATATAAGTACTGTAGATTATTTCGTAAAAGCTAAAGGAGTAAGCCGGGAGCAGGCAAAGCAAATGCTGGGCGGCGCCACTCAAATGGCAAAGGAAGTAGGTCTTAATTTTAACCTGGAGGACTCGGTTCTTGCAAATTCCTTCAATGCCCACCGGCTTATCCAAATGGCTAAAACCAAAAGTTTGGGTAACGAGATCGAAGAAGCCCTTTTTAAGGTACATTTTGAAGAAGCAAGGAATATCGATGATTTTGATGTTCTCATAGAAACCGGGGAATCGATAGGTTTAAATGCTGAAGAGGTGAAAGAGGTCCTGGCTTCAAATTCCTTTGAATATGAGGTAAAGCAGGATGAGATGGATGCCCGCAACATTGGGGTAAGGGGAGTTCCCTTCTTCGTGTTCGATAATCGCTATGGCGTATCTGGAGCGCAATCTACAGAAGCATTTTTACAAACCCTGGAGAAATCATGGGAGGAATACACTCAAAAGAATAATGATATAGAGATCATAGAAGGGGATTCCTGTAAGCCCGATGGTAATTGTGATTGA
- the ypfJ gene encoding KPN_02809 family neutral zinc metallopeptidase, which yields MKWQGRRKSSNVDDRRGKSGKGLAAGGGILGMIALAIYLFTGDAEVLNQLQDQGPATTQERELTAEEVELGDYSATVLADTEDVWNNIFSQHNSNYREPGMVLFTDAVRSACGGASAAVGPFYCPADEKIYMDLRFFDELHARFGAKEGDFAIAYVIAHEVGHHIQNLTGTAGEVRQRQQNLSQADANKLSVALELQADFYAGVWAHHNRKYLEEGDIEEALSAASAVGDDAIQKRTSGTVVPDAFTHGTSQQRMEWFKRGYSSGDIAQGDTFRALLN from the coding sequence ATGAAATGGCAAGGGAGAAGAAAAAGCTCAAATGTAGATGACAGGAGAGGAAAATCTGGCAAAGGGTTGGCCGCAGGTGGCGGAATTCTGGGAATGATAGCCCTTGCAATTTATTTATTTACAGGTGATGCCGAGGTCCTTAATCAGCTTCAGGATCAGGGTCCTGCGACCACACAGGAAAGGGAGCTTACCGCAGAGGAGGTAGAACTTGGTGATTACTCTGCCACAGTCCTGGCCGATACAGAAGATGTATGGAACAACATCTTTTCGCAGCATAATTCAAATTATAGAGAACCCGGAATGGTGCTTTTTACAGATGCAGTACGCAGTGCCTGCGGCGGTGCATCGGCTGCAGTAGGACCATTTTACTGCCCGGCAGATGAAAAGATCTATATGGATCTAAGGTTCTTTGACGAACTTCATGCCCGCTTTGGAGCCAAGGAAGGAGACTTCGCCATTGCCTATGTCATTGCACACGAGGTAGGCCATCATATTCAAAATCTTACGGGTACAGCAGGAGAAGTAAGACAAAGGCAACAGAACCTTAGCCAGGCAGATGCCAATAAACTATCTGTAGCCCTGGAATTACAGGCCGACTTCTATGCCGGGGTATGGGCACATCATAACAGGAAATACCTTGAAGAAGGTGATATCGAAGAAGCCCTTAGCGCAGCAAGTGCCGTAGGGGATGATGCCATTCAAAAACGAACTTCAGGAACCGTAGTTCCCGACGCTTTCACCCACGGTACCTCTCAACAAAGAATGGAATGGTTTAAACGGGGTTACAGCAGTGGCGACATCGCGCAGGGGGATACCTTTAGAGCGTTGCTTAACTAA